A stretch of Deltaproteobacteria bacterium DNA encodes these proteins:
- a CDS encoding urate hydroxylase PuuD, with amino-acid sequence MQPFVEEWLNLVVRWAHVIAAIMWVGDSFLFMWLDSHLHAPTRARSGAVTGELWMTHSGGFYEVVKRKSLAQDEMPGTLYWFKWESYSTWITGFLLLIIVFHTKETSLLIDPLVMKLTRDEAATLSIGLLPVAYGFYELLWLTPLKNHMRVFAAVGVGCIAALAYGLTQVFSARGAFLQVGATLGTIMASNVFFRIIPAQRHMLAATRAGQPVDTGYGLRAKGRSVQNHYLTLPVLFTMLSNHFPSTYGSDRPWLTLTLLVIVGMGVKYAMNARLSTPPWALGGTIAALITVIGITRPAPDRTVDIYASQPEVKFNTVAGIVKLRCVTCHAEHPTNAMFTAPPMGVRLDTTDYIRQHAERVFVRAVSTHSMPLANMTGMTDEERDELGRWFAHGADVPWDAQMPREQPVSSDEPAVASDSDKPQPAHGEEATKRAKAYFKTVCASCHGQDGKGDGIAAAVLNPKPRDFADPNWQQSVTDQHIRETILKGGPAVGKSALMPAQVVLANDPETLNEIVKLVRAFGAE; translated from the coding sequence ATGCAGCCCTTCGTCGAGGAATGGCTCAACCTGGTGGTGCGCTGGGCACACGTGATCGCCGCGATCATGTGGGTCGGCGATTCGTTCCTGTTCATGTGGCTCGACAGCCACCTGCACGCGCCCACCCGCGCGCGCTCGGGCGCCGTCACCGGCGAGCTGTGGATGACCCACAGCGGCGGCTTCTACGAGGTGGTGAAGCGCAAGTCGCTCGCCCAGGACGAGATGCCGGGCACGCTCTACTGGTTCAAGTGGGAGAGCTACTCGACGTGGATCACCGGCTTCCTGCTGCTCATCATCGTGTTCCACACCAAGGAGACGAGCCTCCTCATCGATCCGCTCGTCATGAAGCTCACGCGCGACGAGGCCGCCACCCTCAGCATCGGGCTCCTGCCCGTGGCGTACGGCTTCTACGAGCTGCTCTGGCTCACGCCGCTCAAGAACCACATGCGCGTGTTCGCCGCCGTGGGCGTGGGTTGCATCGCGGCGCTCGCATACGGGCTGACGCAGGTGTTCAGCGCGCGCGGCGCGTTCCTCCAGGTCGGCGCCACGCTGGGCACGATCATGGCGTCGAACGTGTTCTTCCGGATCATCCCGGCGCAGCGGCACATGCTCGCGGCCACGCGTGCGGGCCAGCCCGTGGACACCGGCTACGGCCTCCGCGCGAAGGGCCGCTCGGTGCAGAACCACTACCTCACGCTGCCCGTGCTGTTCACGATGCTCTCGAACCACTTCCCGAGCACGTACGGCAGCGACCGCCCCTGGCTCACGCTGACGCTCCTGGTGATCGTGGGCATGGGCGTGAAGTACGCGATGAACGCGCGGCTCTCGACGCCGCCGTGGGCGCTGGGCGGGACGATCGCCGCGCTCATCACCGTCATCGGAATCACGCGGCCGGCGCCGGATCGCACCGTCGACATCTACGCGAGCCAGCCCGAGGTGAAGTTCAACACCGTCGCCGGCATCGTGAAGCTGCGCTGCGTGACCTGCCACGCCGAGCATCCCACCAACGCCATGTTCACCGCGCCGCCCATGGGCGTGCGCCTCGACACCACCGACTACATCCGCCAGCACGCGGAGCGCGTGTTCGTGCGCGCGGTGAGCACGCACAGCATGCCGCTCGCGAACATGACCGGCATGACCGACGAGGAGCGCGATGAGCTCGGCCGCTGGTTCGCGCACGGCGCCGATGTGCCCTGGGACGCGCAGATGCCGCGCGAGCAGCCCGTCTCGAGCGACGAGCCGGCCGTGGCGAGCGACTCCGACAAGCCGCAACCTGCGCATGGCGAAGAGGCCACCAAGCGGGCCAAGGCGTACTTCAAGACCGTCTGCGCAAGCTGTCACGGCCAGGACGGCAAGGGCGACGGCATCGCCGCCGCCGTGCTCAACCCGAAGCCGCGCGACTTCGCCGACCCGAATTGGCAGCAGAGCGTCACGGATCAGCACATTCGCGAGACCATCCTCAAGGGTGGTCCGGCAGTCGGCAAGAGCGCGCTCATGCCCGCGCAGGTGGTGCTGGCCAACGACCCCGAGACTCTTAACGAGATTGTTAAGCTGGTGCGCGCCTTCGGAGCCGAGTGA
- the allB gene encoding allantoinase AllB, giving the protein MELVIRGQRVLTPSGLRAASVHVRDGKIRAVEAFDSIPPGANVVDAGNLLVTPGVVDSHVHINEPGRTEWEGFETATAAAAAGGITTVVDMPLNCIPATTSRENAERKLEALAGKLHVDVAFWGGVIPGNASALEGLAQFGVPGCKCFTCPSGVDEFPHVTRADLEVALPRLHDLGLSLLVHAESPGPLEAAEQAVAGRDPCAYSTYLDSRPRAAEDEAIAMVIELCRKHKARAHIVHLSSASALPMLRAAQQEGVQITAETCLHYLAFTAEEIASGATSFKCAPPIRESSNREQLWAGLKDGTIGMVVSDHSPCTPALKKPEQGDFLAAWGGISSLQLGLSVLWTLAQERGHSLEQMFRWNVDGPAKLAGLADRKGQLAAGFDADIVLWDDAEKFEVSPAAIRHRHNITPYAGRTLQGCVKKTFVRGQLAYDAASGKPPATVGSFQPVRR; this is encoded by the coding sequence ATGGAGCTCGTGATTCGCGGACAGCGCGTGCTGACGCCCTCGGGCCTGCGCGCGGCGAGCGTGCACGTGCGCGACGGAAAGATTCGTGCGGTCGAGGCGTTCGATTCGATTCCGCCCGGCGCGAACGTGGTCGATGCGGGTAACCTTTTGGTTACACCCGGCGTGGTCGACTCGCACGTGCACATCAACGAGCCGGGTCGCACCGAGTGGGAAGGCTTCGAGACGGCGACGGCGGCCGCGGCGGCGGGTGGCATCACCACCGTCGTGGACATGCCGCTGAACTGCATCCCCGCCACGACCTCACGCGAGAACGCCGAGCGAAAGCTGGAGGCGCTCGCGGGCAAGCTGCACGTGGACGTGGCCTTCTGGGGCGGCGTGATTCCGGGCAACGCGAGCGCGCTCGAGGGCCTGGCTCAGTTCGGCGTGCCGGGCTGCAAGTGCTTCACGTGTCCGAGCGGCGTGGACGAGTTCCCGCACGTCACGCGCGCGGACCTCGAGGTCGCGCTGCCGCGCTTGCACGACCTGGGGCTGTCGCTGCTCGTGCACGCGGAGTCGCCCGGACCGCTCGAGGCCGCCGAGCAGGCGGTCGCGGGCCGCGATCCGTGCGCGTACTCGACCTATCTCGACTCGCGGCCGCGCGCGGCAGAGGACGAGGCCATCGCGATGGTCATCGAGCTCTGCCGCAAGCACAAAGCGCGCGCGCACATCGTTCACCTCTCGAGCGCGAGCGCCTTGCCGATGCTCCGCGCCGCGCAGCAGGAAGGCGTGCAGATCACCGCCGAGACGTGCCTGCACTACCTCGCGTTCACGGCCGAGGAGATCGCGTCCGGTGCCACGAGCTTCAAGTGCGCGCCGCCGATTCGCGAGAGCAGCAATCGCGAGCAGCTCTGGGCCGGCTTGAAGGACGGCACGATCGGCATGGTCGTCTCGGACCACTCGCCGTGCACGCCTGCGCTCAAGAAGCCGGAGCAGGGGGACTTCCTCGCGGCCTGGGGCGGCATCAGCTCGCTGCAACTCGGGCTCTCCGTGCTCTGGACGCTCGCGCAGGAGCGCGGTCATTCGCTCGAGCAGATGTTCCGCTGGAACGTCGACGGACCCGCGAAGCTCGCGGGCCTCGCAGATCGCAAGGGCCAGCTCGCGGCCGGCTTCGATGCGGACATCGTCCTCTGGGACGACGCCGAGAAGTTTGAAGTCTCGCCGGCAGCGATTCGACACCGCCACAACATCACGCCGTACGCCGGCCGCACGCTTCAGGGCTGCGTGAAAAAGACGTTCGTGCGAGGCCAGCTCGCCTACGATGCCGCCTCGGGCAAGCCGCCGGCGACCGTCGGCAGCTTCCAGCCCGTCAGGAGGTAG
- the alc gene encoding allantoicase yields MSSHQPVPAPFAGLVDLSSDVLGTFVLFATDDYFAAKENLLKPGAPVWLEGEYTDKGKWMDGWESQRKREPGHDFAILRLGAAGSVRGVLVDTTHFKGNAPQQVSIEGIELPHTATPAQLLDADGWFEILPQSAVQPDFQNVFELSGPSARATHIRLQIFPDGGVARLRLYGDVIPEERTFWRPGSVDLGAVENGGTIALQSDAFFGPPQNMLLPGRGVNMGDGWETKRRRTPGSDWAVVKLARRGVVERIELDTHFFKGNAPQATLVEALDASALDAETLAATLGSPRGWTALVDKTALVQHRRHQLEPSRPMAVTHVRVHIFPHGGVNRLRIYGYALDTGPEAAAIEKLNALDEKKAEALFTSVCGSSRWAELMTGIRPFADVRALFAAADGAWWALGSKDWLEAFAAHPRIGSKKKAAPQSSKSASWSKGEQKGVAGSKAETLKKLAALNDAYFKKFGFIFIVFATGKSADEMLALLEERVKHSTAREIEAAAVEQAKITRVRLEKWLREQTK; encoded by the coding sequence GTGTCATCCCATCAGCCCGTGCCCGCACCGTTCGCGGGCCTGGTCGACTTGTCTTCCGACGTGCTCGGCACGTTCGTGCTCTTCGCCACCGACGACTACTTCGCGGCCAAGGAAAATCTCCTGAAGCCCGGCGCGCCGGTGTGGCTCGAAGGCGAGTACACCGACAAGGGCAAGTGGATGGACGGCTGGGAGTCGCAGCGCAAGCGCGAGCCCGGCCACGACTTCGCGATCCTGCGGCTCGGTGCAGCGGGCAGCGTGCGCGGGGTGCTCGTGGACACCACGCACTTCAAGGGCAACGCGCCGCAGCAGGTCTCGATCGAAGGCATCGAGCTGCCGCACACCGCCACGCCGGCGCAGCTCCTCGACGCCGATGGCTGGTTCGAGATCCTTCCGCAGAGCGCTGTGCAGCCGGATTTCCAGAACGTCTTTGAGCTCTCGGGTCCGAGCGCCCGCGCGACGCACATTCGCTTGCAGATCTTCCCTGACGGCGGCGTGGCGCGACTGCGTCTCTACGGCGACGTGATCCCGGAGGAACGCACGTTCTGGCGGCCGGGCAGCGTCGATTTGGGCGCCGTCGAGAACGGCGGCACGATCGCTTTGCAGAGCGACGCGTTCTTTGGCCCGCCGCAGAACATGCTGCTGCCCGGACGCGGCGTGAACATGGGCGACGGCTGGGAGACCAAGCGTCGACGCACGCCGGGAAGTGATTGGGCGGTGGTGAAGCTGGCGCGGCGCGGCGTGGTGGAGCGCATCGAGCTCGACACGCACTTCTTCAAGGGCAACGCGCCGCAAGCGACGCTCGTGGAAGCGCTCGACGCGAGCGCGCTCGACGCGGAGACGCTCGCGGCCACGCTCGGCTCGCCCAGGGGCTGGACGGCGCTCGTGGACAAGACCGCGCTCGTACAGCACCGTCGCCACCAGCTCGAGCCCAGCCGGCCGATGGCCGTGACGCACGTGCGCGTGCACATCTTTCCGCACGGCGGCGTGAACCGGCTGCGCATCTACGGCTACGCGCTCGACACCGGCCCGGAAGCAGCGGCGATCGAGAAGCTCAATGCGCTCGACGAGAAGAAGGCCGAGGCGCTCTTCACGTCGGTCTGCGGCTCGAGCAGGTGGGCCGAGCTCATGACCGGTATTCGTCCGTTCGCGGATGTGCGCGCGCTGTTCGCCGCGGCCGACGGCGCGTGGTGGGCGCTCGGCAGCAAGGACTGGCTCGAGGCCTTCGCCGCGCACCCGCGAATCGGCTCGAAGAAGAAGGCCGCGCCGCAGTCCAGCAAGAGCGCGAGCTGGAGCAAGGGCGAGCAGAAGGGCGTGGCCGGCTCGAAGGCGGAGACGCTCAAGAAGCTCGCGGCGCTCAACGACGCCTACTTCAAGAAGTTCGGCTTCATCTTCATCGTCTTCGCCACCGGCAAGAGCGCCGACGAGATGCTCGCGTTGCTCGAGGAGCGTGTGAAGCACAGCACGGCGCGCGAGATCGAAGCCGCGGCCGTGGAGCAGGCGAAGATCACCCGCGTGCGGCTCGAGAAGTGGCTGCGCGAGCAGACGAAGTAG
- the uraH gene encoding hydroxyisourate hydrolase: MGISTHILDTARGKPAEGVAVTLFAQDGAGWRELARGQTNSDGRVKPFLDTIPGAGVYRIEFAVAPYFQKLGVESFYPHVSIDFHVKVPTEHFHVPLLLNPFGFSTYRGS, encoded by the coding sequence ATGGGAATCAGCACGCACATCCTCGACACCGCGCGGGGCAAGCCGGCGGAAGGCGTGGCGGTCACGCTCTTCGCGCAGGACGGCGCGGGCTGGCGCGAGCTCGCCCGCGGCCAGACCAACAGCGATGGCCGCGTGAAGCCGTTCCTCGACACCATCCCTGGCGCGGGCGTGTACCGGATTGAATTCGCGGTGGCGCCGTACTTTCAGAAGCTGGGCGTCGAGAGCTTCTATCCGCATGTGTCGATCGACTTTCATGTGAAGGTGCCGACCGAGCACTTCCACGTGCCGCTCCTCTTGAACCCCTTCGGCTTCTCGACGTACCGAGGCTCATGA
- a CDS encoding ureidoglycolate lyase, whose protein sequence is MSTIRTLLAQPISREAFAPFGELVSAGVVAGASANQGTATRFDHAARLESDRVQSRPNLAVFRAQPQDLPFVVKLLEHHPHSSQAFIPMVCKRFLVIVAPTAADGGPSTGQLAAFVCGPGQGVNYHAGVWHHPIVAIDGPADFAMLAWEDGTAGDCVERQVQMPVLVRVG, encoded by the coding sequence ATGAGCACCATCCGCACCCTCCTGGCGCAGCCGATCTCCCGCGAGGCGTTCGCGCCGTTCGGCGAGCTCGTGTCTGCGGGTGTCGTCGCGGGAGCGAGCGCGAACCAGGGCACGGCCACGCGCTTCGATCACGCGGCGCGGCTCGAGAGCGACCGCGTGCAGTCGCGGCCCAACCTCGCCGTGTTTCGCGCGCAGCCGCAGGATCTGCCGTTCGTGGTGAAGCTGCTCGAGCACCACCCGCACTCGAGCCAGGCCTTCATTCCCATGGTCTGCAAGCGCTTCCTGGTGATCGTCGCGCCGACGGCAGCGGACGGTGGGCCGAGCACGGGGCAGCTCGCCGCGTTCGTGTGCGGGCCGGGGCAGGGCGTGAACTACCACGCAGGCGTCTGGCACCACCCCATCGTGGCCATCGACGGGCCCGCCGACTTCGCCATGCTCGCCTGGGAAGACGGCACCGCGGGCGATTGCGTGGAGCGCCAGGTGCAGATGCCGGTGCTGGTACGAGTCGGGTAG
- a CDS encoding DUF2461 domain-containing protein, whose protein sequence is MAKKEEVGPFEGFNSGTLKFLVGLSLNNEREWFEAHREDYQRDVLEPARRLVAALGPRLRKFAPKVQFEPKVNGSVFRIYRDTRFSKDKTPYKTNVALWFWEGGNHGWGDSGFYLSIEPGRFLLGAGRYHFGPEELAAFRRDVADKKRGASLERAIATVERAGYGVHGENYKRVPKPYPKDHPRAALLRHDSLYASFSGKVPRELTSAKLVDYCLKHYAKLAPIHRWLVDRR, encoded by the coding sequence ATGGCCAAGAAAGAAGAAGTCGGCCCGTTCGAGGGCTTCAACTCCGGCACGCTGAAGTTCCTCGTCGGGCTCTCGCTGAACAACGAGCGCGAGTGGTTCGAAGCGCACCGCGAGGACTACCAGCGCGACGTGCTCGAGCCCGCGCGGCGCCTGGTGGCCGCGCTCGGCCCACGCCTGCGCAAGTTCGCGCCCAAGGTTCAATTCGAGCCGAAGGTGAATGGCTCCGTCTTCCGCATCTACCGCGACACGCGCTTTTCCAAGGACAAGACGCCCTACAAGACCAACGTCGCGCTCTGGTTCTGGGAAGGCGGCAACCACGGCTGGGGCGACTCGGGCTTCTATCTGAGCATCGAGCCGGGCCGATTCCTGCTCGGCGCGGGCCGCTACCACTTTGGGCCCGAAGAGCTCGCCGCGTTCCGCCGCGACGTGGCCGACAAGAAGCGCGGCGCATCGCTCGAGCGCGCGATCGCGACGGTGGAGCGCGCGGGCTACGGCGTACACGGCGAGAACTACAAGCGCGTGCCCAAGCCGTACCCGAAGGATCATCCGCGCGCGGCCTTGCTGCGGCATGACTCGCTGTACGCGAGCTTCAGCGGGAAGGTGCCGCGCGAGCTCACGAGCGCCAAGCTGGTGGACTACTGCTTGAAGCACTACGCGAAGCTCGCGCCGATTCACCGCTGGCTGGTGGATCGCAGGTAG
- the aceB gene encoding malate synthase A gives MIDTRDVLTPEATAFLTELERTFGPRRRELLAKRSERARRLRAGELPDFLPETSSVRSSEWKIAPFPDEIADRRVEITGPVDRKMVINALNSGARVFMADFEDSNSPTWDNIIQGHRNLSDALDRTITLDASGKQYKLNPKVAVMFLRPRGWHLEEKHFQVDGKPMSGSLFDFGLYAFRNHQRNGRYFYLPKMESHLEARLWNDVFVWAQDKLGLPRGTFKATVLIETILGAFEMDEILYELREHSAGLNAGRWDYIFSFIKKLGHRPEFILPDRAQVTMAVPFMRAYCELLVKTCHKRGAHAMGGMAAFIPSRKDPDVNAKALAKVKEDKDREVSQGFDGTWVAHPDLVPTAMAVFDAALGDKPNQISRQRDDVKVTAKDLLNVAATPGAATEDGLRNNVDVGIQYIAAWLKGSGAVAIHNLMEDAATAEISRSQIWQWLYHKRFTPERVRQVVDEECAKLGPGYEEARKLFEQVATQRDYVDFLTVPAYDQLVQDKH, from the coding sequence ATGATCGACACGCGCGATGTCCTCACGCCGGAAGCCACGGCGTTCCTCACGGAGCTCGAGCGCACGTTTGGCCCGCGGCGCCGCGAACTGCTGGCCAAGCGCAGCGAGCGTGCGCGACGCTTGCGAGCAGGCGAGCTGCCGGACTTCCTGCCGGAGACGTCGAGCGTCCGCTCGAGCGAGTGGAAGATCGCTCCCTTCCCCGACGAGATCGCCGACCGGCGCGTGGAGATCACCGGCCCCGTCGATCGCAAGATGGTGATCAACGCGCTCAACTCCGGCGCGCGCGTGTTCATGGCGGACTTCGAAGATTCGAACTCGCCCACCTGGGACAACATCATCCAGGGCCACCGCAACTTGAGCGACGCGCTCGACCGCACCATCACGCTCGACGCCAGCGGCAAGCAGTACAAGCTCAATCCGAAGGTCGCGGTGATGTTCCTGCGGCCGCGCGGCTGGCACCTCGAGGAGAAGCACTTTCAAGTCGACGGCAAGCCGATGTCGGGCTCCCTCTTCGACTTCGGCCTCTATGCATTTCGCAATCACCAGCGAAATGGCCGCTATTTTTATTTGCCAAAGATGGAGTCGCACCTCGAGGCGCGGCTCTGGAATGACGTCTTCGTCTGGGCGCAGGACAAGCTCGGCCTGCCACGCGGCACGTTCAAGGCCACCGTGCTCATCGAGACCATCCTCGGCGCGTTCGAGATGGACGAGATCCTCTACGAGCTGCGCGAGCACTCCGCGGGCCTCAACGCCGGCCGCTGGGACTACATCTTCTCGTTCATCAAGAAGCTCGGACACCGGCCCGAGTTCATCCTGCCCGACCGCGCGCAGGTGACCATGGCCGTGCCCTTCATGCGTGCGTATTGCGAGCTGCTCGTGAAGACCTGTCACAAGCGCGGCGCGCACGCGATGGGTGGCATGGCCGCGTTCATCCCGTCGCGAAAAGATCCCGACGTGAACGCCAAGGCGCTCGCCAAGGTGAAAGAGGACAAGGATCGCGAGGTCTCGCAGGGCTTCGACGGCACCTGGGTCGCGCATCCTGACCTCGTGCCCACCGCGATGGCCGTGTTCGACGCGGCGCTTGGCGACAAGCCCAACCAGATCTCCCGCCAGCGCGACGACGTGAAGGTGACCGCGAAGGATCTGTTGAACGTGGCGGCGACGCCGGGCGCGGCGACCGAGGACGGCCTGCGCAACAACGTCGACGTGGGCATTCAGTACATCGCCGCGTGGCTCAAGGGCTCGGGCGCCGTCGCGATTCACAACTTGATGGAAGACGCGGCGACCGCGGAGATCTCGCGCTCGCAAATCTGGCAGTGGCTGTACCACAAGCGCTTCACGCCCGAGCGCGTGCGCCAGGTGGTCGACGAAGAGTGCGCGAAGCTCGGCCCCGGCTACGAAGAAGCGCGCAAGCTCTTCGAGCAGGTGGCCACCCAGCGCGACTACGTGGATTTCCTCACCGTGCCCGCATACGACCAGCTCGTGCAGGACAAGCACTGA
- the xdhB gene encoding xanthine dehydrogenase molybdopterin binding subunit gives MSIEPRQQPPPTPREPRDSPLHQDALHESGLRHASGEALYVDDLPHPPGMLVGLVIASPHAHARITRFDAAKARSVPGVHGIFTARDIPGDNQVGPVVHDEPLFADGEVQTTGQSIALVVAESYAACRAAANAVEIDYAPLPAIFTIADAIKADAFLGTPHIIQRGDVAAELAKAPVRISGEVQNGGQDHFYLETQVTLAVPDENGALKLHCSTQHPSEVQAIVSHVLAKGRNEIVVEVPRMGGGFGGKETQAAPYAAMAALAASKLNRPVKVWLNRDQDMAQTGKRHPFWTRFDAGFDTSGRLLALEAEVYANGGWSMDLSFSILDRALFHLDNAYFIPALKFTGKVCRTNLPSNTAFRGFGGPQGMVVVETAMSRAAEKLGLDPAEVRARNFYGAAPRNLSPYNQEVKFDDNRLERIYAELMASSDYVKRRAEIDQWNRASTHLKRGIAFQPIKFGISFTNSILNQAGAFVLMYGDGSVQLNHGGTEMGQGLHTKMLAVCAHELGVSLSKIRAMNTATDKVPNTSATAASSGADLNGQAVRDACAQIRERLRPIAAKLLGVDGADVTFARDAANANGKSVPLEQVALAAYQQQIQLSAAGFYRTPNIAYDRNAGRGKPFHYFAYGAAVIEVELSGLTGEHRMTRVDILHDVGDSLVPTIDRGQVEGAFIQGYGWLTCEDVLFNEKGVLLTHSPDTYKIPAMGEAPHDFRVKLLQRAPQPDTIHGSKAVGEPPLMLAIGAIGALRHAIGAFAKPNYEVKLHLPATPESVLFAVEDAKAGR, from the coding sequence ATGAGCATCGAGCCGCGCCAGCAACCGCCGCCGACGCCACGCGAGCCGCGCGACTCGCCGCTGCACCAGGACGCGCTGCACGAGAGCGGGCTGCGTCACGCGAGCGGCGAAGCGCTGTACGTCGACGATCTGCCCCACCCGCCGGGAATGCTCGTGGGCTTGGTGATTGCCTCGCCGCACGCACACGCGCGCATCACGCGCTTCGATGCGGCCAAGGCGCGCTCGGTTCCCGGCGTGCACGGCATCTTCACCGCGCGCGACATCCCCGGCGACAACCAGGTCGGGCCCGTCGTGCACGACGAGCCGCTCTTCGCCGACGGCGAGGTCCAAACCACGGGCCAGTCCATCGCGCTCGTCGTCGCCGAGAGCTACGCGGCATGTCGAGCGGCTGCGAATGCAGTTGAAATCGACTACGCACCGCTGCCCGCAATCTTCACCATCGCCGACGCGATCAAGGCCGACGCGTTCCTGGGCACGCCGCACATCATCCAGCGCGGCGACGTGGCCGCCGAGCTCGCCAAGGCGCCCGTCCGCATCTCCGGGGAAGTGCAGAACGGCGGCCAGGACCACTTCTACCTGGAAACGCAGGTCACGCTCGCGGTGCCCGACGAGAACGGCGCGCTCAAGCTGCACTGCTCCACGCAGCACCCGAGCGAGGTGCAGGCCATCGTCTCGCACGTGCTGGCCAAGGGCCGGAACGAGATCGTCGTCGAGGTGCCGCGCATGGGCGGCGGCTTCGGTGGCAAGGAGACGCAGGCCGCGCCCTATGCCGCCATGGCCGCGCTCGCCGCGAGCAAGCTTAACCGTCCGGTTAAGGTGTGGCTGAACCGCGACCAGGACATGGCCCAGACCGGCAAGCGCCACCCGTTCTGGACGCGCTTCGACGCTGGCTTCGACACCAGCGGCAGGCTGCTCGCGCTCGAGGCCGAGGTCTACGCCAACGGCGGCTGGTCGATGGATCTGTCGTTCTCCATCCTCGACCGCGCGCTCTTCCACCTCGACAACGCGTACTTCATCCCCGCGCTCAAGTTCACGGGCAAGGTGTGCCGAACCAACTTGCCCTCGAACACCGCGTTCCGTGGCTTTGGTGGACCGCAGGGCATGGTCGTGGTGGAGACGGCGATGAGCCGCGCGGCCGAGAAGCTCGGACTCGATCCCGCCGAGGTTCGCGCACGCAACTTCTACGGCGCCGCGCCGCGAAACCTCTCGCCATATAACCAAGAGGTTAAGTTCGACGACAACCGCCTGGAGCGCATCTACGCCGAGCTGATGGCCTCGAGCGACTACGTGAAGCGGCGCGCGGAGATCGATCAGTGGAACCGCGCCTCGACACACCTGAAGCGCGGCATCGCCTTCCAGCCCATCAAGTTCGGCATCAGCTTCACCAACAGCATCCTCAACCAGGCCGGCGCGTTCGTGCTCATGTACGGCGACGGCTCGGTGCAGCTGAACCACGGCGGCACCGAGATGGGCCAGGGCCTGCACACCAAGATGCTCGCGGTGTGCGCGCACGAGCTCGGCGTGAGCCTCTCCAAGATCCGCGCGATGAACACCGCGACGGACAAGGTGCCGAACACGTCGGCGACGGCGGCGTCGAGCGGCGCGGACTTGAATGGCCAGGCCGTGCGCGATGCGTGCGCGCAGATTCGTGAGCGGCTCCGTCCGATCGCGGCGAAGCTGCTCGGCGTCGACGGCGCGGACGTGACGTTCGCGCGCGACGCGGCCAACGCAAACGGCAAGAGCGTGCCCTTGGAGCAGGTCGCGCTCGCGGCGTACCAGCAGCAGATCCAGCTCTCGGCCGCGGGCTTCTACCGCACGCCGAACATCGCCTACGACCGCAACGCGGGGCGCGGAAAGCCGTTCCACTACTTCGCGTACGGCGCGGCGGTGATCGAGGTCGAGCTCAGCGGGCTCACCGGCGAGCACCGCATGACCCGCGTCGACATCTTGCATGACGTGGGCGACTCGCTGGTGCCAACGATCGATCGCGGCCAGGTCGAGGGCGCGTTCATCCAGGGCTACGGCTGGCTCACCTGTGAAGACGTGCTCTTCAACGAAAAGGGCGTGCTGCTCACGCACTCGCCCGACACGTACAAGATCCCCGCGATGGGCGAAGCGCCGCACGACTTCCGCGTGAAGCTGCTCCAGCGCGCGCCGCAGCCGGATACGATTCACGGCTCGAAGGCCGTGGGCGAGCCGCCACTGATGCTCGCGATTGGCGCGATTGGCGCGCTCCGACACGCGATCGGCGCGTTCGCGAAGCCGAACTACGAGGTGAAGCTCCATCTGCCGGCGACGCCCGAGTCGGTGCTCTTTGCCGTCGAGGACGCGAAGGCCGGGCGCTAG